The following coding sequences are from one Triticum dicoccoides isolate Atlit2015 ecotype Zavitan chromosome 4A, WEW_v2.0, whole genome shotgun sequence window:
- the LOC119284862 gene encoding metal transporter Nramp2-like has product MASRDLAESLLPGGGGGGGASSSHDEYEERAYDSDDKVSISISDSEPDDDGEPGAARPRPTFSWRKLWRFTGPGFLMCIGFLDPGNLEGDLQAGAAAGYQLLWLLLWATVMGALVQLLSARLGVVTGKHLAELCREEYPPWATRALWVMTELALVGADIQEVIGSAIAIKILSGGIVPLWGGVVITAFDCFIFLFLENYGVRKLEAFFGVLIATMAISFAIMFGETKPSGKELLIGLVVPKLSSKTIKQAVGIVGCIIMPHNVFLHSALVQSRKIDTKKKSRVQEAVYYYNIESILALIVSFFINICVTTVFAKGFYGSDKADNVGLENAGQYLQEKYGTALFPVLYIWAIGLLASGQSSTITGTYAGQFVMGGFLNLRLKKWLRAVITRSFAIIPTMIVALFFDTEDPTMDVLNESLNVLQSIQIPFALIPLITLVSSEQLMGSFVVGPITKVISWIVTIFLMLINGYLILSFYTNEVRGAVVRSSLCVVLAVYLAFIIYLILRNTTLYSRLRSSVSKSS; this is encoded by the exons ATGGCGTCCCGCGACCTCGCCGAGAGCCTGCTccccggcgggggcgggggcgggggcgcctCCTCCTCGCACGACGAGTACGAGGAGCGCGCGTACGACTCGGACGACAaagtctccatctccatctccgactCGGAGCCCGACGACGACGGCGAGCCCGGCGCCGCGCGCCCTCGCCCGACCTTCTCCTGGCGGAAGCTCTGGCGCTTCACGGGACCCGGCTTCCTCATGTGCATCGGCTTCCTCGACCCGGGCAACCTCGAGGGGGACCTGCAGGCGGGCGCCGCCGCCGGGTACCAGCTCCTCTGGCTGCTGCTCTGGGCCACGGTCATGGGCGCGCTCGTTCAGCTGCTCTCCGCGCGCCTCGGGGTCGTCACCGGGAAGCACCTCGCCGAGCTCTGCCGCGAGGAGTACCCGCCCTGGGCCACGCGCGCGCTCTGGGTCATGACGGAGCTCGCGCTCGTCGGCGCCGACATACAGGAGGTCATCGGCAGCGCGATTGCCATCAAGATCCTCTCCGGGGGCATCGTGCCGCTCTGGGGCGGCGTCGTCATCACCGCCTTCGACTG CTTCATCTTTCTATTCCTGGAGAACTATGGTGTGAGAAAATTGGAAGCGTTTTTCGGCGTCTTGATTGCAACCATGGCTATATCATTTGCGATCATGTTTGGTGAAACGAAGCCTAGTGGAAAGGAGCTTCTGATCG GTTTGGTGGTTCCAAAGCTAAGCTCAAAGACCATCAAACAGGCGGTTGGAATTGTGGGCTGCATCATCATGCCCCATAATGTTTTCTTGCACTCAGCGCTAGTGCAGTCCAGGAAGATTGACACAAAAAAGAAATCCCGTGTTCAAGAAGCAGTGTACTATTACAACATTGAGTCGATTCTTGCTCTCATCGTCTCTTTCTTTATTAACATCTGCGTTACAACGGTATTCGCAAAAGGATTTTATGGATCCGACAAAGCTGATAACGTAGGTCTTGAGAATGCTGGCCAGTACTTACAGGAGAAATATGGAACTGCCCTGTTTCCTGTCCTCTATATCTGGGCTATCGGGTTGTTAGCGTCTGGACAGAGCAGCACGATCACTGGCACATATGCAGGCCAATTTGTCATGGGAGGTTTCCTTAATCTTCGATTGAAGAAGTGGTTACGAGCAGTGATTACTCGAAGCTTTGCCATTATTCCGACTATGATTGTGGCTTTATTTTTTGATACTGAAGATCCTACCATGGACGTTCTGAATGAGTCGCTCAATGTTCTTCAGTCCATTCAGATTCCATTTGCACTAATTCCTCTCATCACCCTTGTTTCGAGTGAGCAGCTCATGGGGTCATTCGTGGTTGGTCCTATCACCAAA GTGATAAGTTGGATCGTCACAATCTTTCTGATGCTCATCAACGGATACCTCATCCTGTCCTTCTACACCAACGAAGTGCGGGGCGCAGTCGTTCGTTCAAGCTTGTGCGTCGTGCTGGCTGTTTACCTCGCGTTCATCATCTACCTGATCCTGAGGAACACCACGCTGTATTCCCGCCTTCGCTCATCAGTCTCAAAGAGCTCATGA